The genomic window TCGCTCGGGATCGCGCCAGAGCGCAACCACCGCCTCCGCCAGCGCCTTCCCGTCCTCGGGCGGAACGCTCACCCCGGCTCCCGACTCCTCCGCGACCCGCGCGACCTCGCTCCCCGGCCCGACGGAGACGACCAGCGGCCGACCGGCGGCCAAAAGGGTCATCACCTTCGAGGGGAAGACGATGTCCCCGACCTCCCGTTTCTGGGTGACCAGGCAGAGATCGCTTGCCGCCAGCAGCCGATGGAACTCCTCCCGGGGGAGGAGCGGCAGGAAGACCAGGTTCCTCAAGCCCATCGCCCGGGCTCGCTCCTCGAGCCCCGGCCGGGCCGCCCCATCGCCAACGAGCAGGTAGAGGATCTCGGGATTCCCCGCAGTCGCCCGGGCGGCCTCCAAGACGACCTCCAGGCCCTGCTTGATCCCCATGTTGCCCGAGTGGACGACCAGGAATCGGTCGGTCCATGCCCGCTCCTCGCAGATCCCCTTCTTCTCGATCTCCAGCGGGATCGAGAAGAGGCTCGGGTTGGCCCAGTCGGGAAGGAGAACCACCTTCTCGCGCAAGAATCCCTTATCGAGGATCTTCCGCTCCATCCCCTGGGTTAGCGTCGCCACCCTTCCCGCACCCGCGTAGGCCGCCTTTTCGAGGCCATAGAGCAGGGAAAGAAACGGTCCCGGCCGAAGCATCCCCAGATCGCGGGCGGCGTCGGGCTGGAGATCGGCCACGTGGAAGAGATAGGGCACCCGCCACATTCCGGACAGAAAGCGCGCCGCCATGCCTAGCGCCAGCGGGGGGGAGACAACGTAGAGGAGATCTGGCTTCCGGGAGCCCAAGGCCCGCACGGTCGCCGAGGCGACGAAGCTCGCCTCGTGGAGGATCCGCTTCTTGGCATCGACCCGCTCGGGCACATAGAGGGGGCAGCGGAGGATCCGAACCCCGTTCCGCTCCTCGGAGACGAACCCCTTTCCCCGATACTCCGCGGCCACCTGCCACTGGGGGTAGTAGGGGAGCCCCGTGACCATCGTCACATGGTGGCCCCGGCTCGCCAGGTACTCGCAGCGGCCGGTGTTGAAGACTGCAATCCCGGTCTCCTCCGGCCAGTAGTTGATGCCCAGGAAAAGAATCCGCATGGTTTCCCCTCTCCCCCGACCGACCGGCGCAGACCGGCTTGCCGCAGGTCATCCGCGAACCCAGGCATCATAAGGCCTCTGCCCCATTTGGCGAACCCAATCTGGAGCGCTCCGCCGCAACGGGTCAGAACCCGGCTCTCCTCTTCCCCGCTTGTCTCCCTCCCCTCTTTCCCCCGGCCCCTCATTACCGACGGGCTCCCGCCGAAGGGGCGGTCCGCTCCCGAACCGTTCCGTCAGACTTGCTCATTCCTGCTAGAACAGGAACAAAGCCGACTTCCTGCTTCGCAGAGGCTGGTTTCACCCGGCGCTTGCGTGCCGAGCCAGAGCCCTCCTCTCCACAGGCTGATACCGTGGAACTCACGGCCACATTCTTGAGATTCATCGCGGCGTTCACGTCCCGGTCATGCTCCGCTCCGCAGGCCGGACAGGTCCACTCCCGCACCGAGAGCGGCAAGCTCTCCAGCCGATGGCCGCAGTGGGAGCCGGTCTTGCGGCTGGAGAAGAACCGATCGGCGACCACCACCTCTCCGCCCCGCATCGCGGCCTTGTACTCCAGCGGCCGCCGCAACTCGAAGAAGCCCATGTCGCCGATCGACCGGGCCAGACGCCGGTTGCCCATCATGCCGCGCACGTTCAGGTCCTCGACGCCGATGAGCGAAAACCGGCGCCTGAGGCCAGCCGACTGCTTGTGCAGGGCGTCCAGGCGGCCATTGGCGATTCGGGCGTGCAGCCTCGCCAGCTTCTCCTTGGCCTTGCGCCGGTTGGCCGACCCCTTCCTCTTGCGGCTCAGGCTCCGCGAGAGCCTGCGCAAGCGGCCCAGCCGCGCCTTGTGCGGCTTGGGGCCAGGCACCTTCTCCCCTGTCGAGAGCGTCGCCAGCGCCCAGACGCCCAGATCCACGCCAACCACGCCTTGGCTTTCGGCTTCTGGCGGACGCAACCCCTCCGGCATCTCGACAACGATGCGGACGAACCAGCGGTCGGCCACCCGGGAGACCGTAGCTGACATCACCGTCCCAGGAAAACGCAACGTCTCGCGCAGGCGCACCCAGCCAAGATTCGGGATGCGCATGCGGGAGCCGTCGAGAGGTCGAACTGGTCGTTGGTGAGCGTGAACCGGTCGTGGAAGCCCTTCCTGCGAAAGGTCGGGTATCTGGCGCGACCGGCCAAAAAGTTCTGGAATGCCTTTCCCAGCTGGATGATCGCCATCTGCGGGGCGCACTTGGTGACTTCGAGCATCCAGGGGAAGCGCTCGCGCTTGATGGCGTTGAGCTGGCGGCGCAAAGAATATTGCGATGGCTTGGGCAATCTCTTGTCGGCCTTCCCTGCCTCGTATTGCCCTTTCCACTCCGCAAGCGCCCAGTTGTAGGCGAACCGTGCCGTGCCCGCAGCTTTGGCGAAATAGGTCGCCTGCGCGTTGTTCGGATCGAGGGCGATCTTGTGGGCGATCAGCATTGCGCCGCCTCCACGGCGGCCCTGACACCTTCGAGCAGCTTCTGGCTCTTGCGCGAGCGAGCTCCGTACAGCCTGGCGCTGAAGACCGTGATGATCTCGAGCACGTCTTTCGCCAAGTCTTCCTCGAAGGTCGTGTCTTCGCCTTGGCAGAGGATCACGACCTCGACGCCCTTGGCCTCGCAGATGGCAAACACAAGCTCCGCCCCAAAGCGCAGCAGCCGGTCCTTGTGGGTGATAACCAATCTGCCGACTTTTCCGTCGAGGACGGCATCGAGCAGCTTCTTCAGTCCCTTCTTGTGATAGTTCATGCCCGAACCCAGGTCCGAGATGACCTCGAACGTCCATCGTTGCCGGGCGCAGTAGCGTTCCAGAACCTGCTTCTGCCTCTCCAGGTCCTCCTTCGGGTCGTGGCTGGATACGCGGGCGTAGGCGATGGTTGGACGCGGCGCCTCGGGCCCACGGAACCCCTCAGGCCGCAGCCGCGCCAGGTCGTAGCGCCGTCGCCCTCCAGGCGTCCGTTCGTGCGGCATGAGCCTTCCCTCGCGCTCCCATCGCCGCAGCGTCTGCGCCGCGACGCCCAGAAACTCCGCAGCCTCGCCAATGCTGACCATCTTGCGCGACAAACTCATCAAAGTTACCAAATAAGCATGAATAAGCATGAACGAGCAAGACGTTTGTTAACTGCTCGAGCCCTCGGCGGCGGCTCCCGGAGAGAATGGAAAAGCTTTTTTTGAACATCGTTACCGACGACTGCGTTTCTTCAATTAGAAGCCTCGAACGAGTCGTTTTCCTCCTCTAACGATTCCCGAAAGGACGGCGCGGTACGCAAACCGCGCCGTTCCTTTTTGGAAACCCCTGACGACAAGGGCGCGGTCGCGGTCTCTCCCTCTCGATCGGGTGGCTCCATTCTGGTTGCCGATCCCACCTTTTCGCACTACACATAAGACATGGACTGGCCCCAAACCCTGACGCTCCTCGGTGGGCTGGCCGCCATCCTCTTTAGTCTCTTCCATCAGTTCGACAAGCGCTTCGAACAAGTCGACAAGCGCTTCGAACAAGTCGACAAGCGCTTCGAACAGGTCGACAAGCGCTTCGAACAGGTCGATAAGCGCATCGATGATCTCCGAGCGGAGATGATCAACCGCTTCGAGCAGGTCGACAAGCGCTTCGAGCAGGTCGACAAGAGAATCGGCGACTTGCGAGCCGATACGACCACCCGCCTCGATCGAATCGAGCGGCTCCTCGAACGGCTTCTCAAGCCCGAGCTGAGCCGCTAAGGACCATGCCCTCGGCCTTCCCTCGGGAAGGCGCTCTTCGCCCTTCGACTGCGACGCTTCAGGCAACCCGAAAGCTGCAGGGGACGACCGGACGAAGAGGAATTTTGAACGCCAGCGCCAGAGGCCGCGTCAAACTTTCCAGAAGCCTCGAACGAATCGTTTTCCTCCTCTAACGATTCCCGAAAGGACGGCGCGGTACGCAAACCGCGCCGTTCCTTTTTGAAAACCCTCTCACGACAAGGGCGCGGTCCCGGTCTCTCCCTCTCGATCGGGTGGCTCCATTCGGGTTGCCCCTGCCGCCCTTTCGCACTACAAATAAGCCATGGACTGGCCCCAAACCCTGACGCTCCTCGGTGGGCTGGCCGCCATCCTCTTTAGTCTCTTCCATCAGTTCGACAAGCGCTTCGAACAAGTCGACAAGCGCTTCGAACAAGTCGACAAGCGCTTCGAACAAGTCGACAAGCGCTTCGAACAGGTCGATAAGCGCATCGATGATCTTCGGGCGGAGATGATCAACCGCTTCGAGCAGGTCGACAAGAGAATCGACGACTTGCGGGCCGACACAACCACCCGCCTCGATCGAATCGAGCGGCTCCTCGAACGGCTGCTCAAGCCCGAGCTGAGCCGCTAAGGACCATGCCCTCGGCCTTCCCTCGGGAAGGCGCCCTCTCTCTCCCGCTGCGGCGCTTCAGGCAACCCGAAAGCTGAAGGGGACGACCGGGCGAAGAGGAATTTGGAACGCCAGCGCCAGAGGCCGCGTCAAACTTTCCAGAAACCTCGAACGAATCGTTTTCCTCCTCAAACGATTCCTCGAAGCGGCGGCGCGGCAGAAGACCGCGCCGTTCCTTTTTGGTAATCCTATCCGGGCCTATCAGCTTGACGCAGACCGCCACCATCCCTAGATTTTGATCCTGACCGGCACCGCCCTCACGCTCCGCGCCTTCCCCGATCTCTTCCCGGACGAGGACGCCGCGCGGGCGTGGTTTGAGCGCGCCCGCTGGCCGGACGGCCCGATGTGCCCGGTGTGCGGATGCGTCAACCACGCTTCCTGGCTGCGGACGATCCGCCGCTGGGAATGCACCGCCTGCCACCGACAGTTCTCGGTCACCGCTGGCACGCCGATGCACCGCACCCACCTGCCGATGCTCACCTGGGGCGGCGTTGGGCGCACGCTGCCTTACCGCTTTCTCACGGGAACCGCCTGATGGCCCGCACGAAGCCCGAGCATCCGCCCGTCCATCGCACCGACCTGCTGCCGTCGAACCTGACGGCCAGCAAAGAGGCGGCCGTGCGCGCGCTGCTCAGAGCCTACCGCCGGGGTGCGGTGCTACTGGGCCGGGAAGAGTGGCGGCTCTTCTTTGAGACGGGCCGCTTGGAGAAGAACCACGACGTGGACAAGGTCACCTTCGCCGCCGTCATCGGCGCGGCCAACCGCGTCCAGATGGCCCGCTGGCAGGTCGTCGGGCAGCTCCAGGGCTGGATCGGCAACCGGGCCAACGAGTTTCGAGACCTGGTCAACCACAGCACGCTGGCACCCGCCACCAAGCAGATGCTCCACGCCATCAACGGCATGGGCGCGTGGTTCTGGCGCGGCGAGGTGGCGAGGAGAGAGACGGGCGAGGTGATTCCGGTCTCCGTGCGACGGCTGGCGCGCGCCATGATGCGCCACTGCATGGCGCGGCATCGCCGCCCGGACCTCTCGCGCATCTCCATGCGCCTCGACCACCGCGCGGGGAGCATCGCCCGCCCCATCCAGGCGACGCAGCGCGGCAGGGTCGGCTGGTGGGTGAGCCTCTCCACGCTCGAGAAGGGGCGCAAGATCGCCATCCCGCTGCTCACCTACGACTACCATGCCAAGCGCCCTGGCCGCGTGACCAACGGCATCCAGGTGAACGAGCGCGAGGGTCGCCTGAGCTTCGGCGTGGTGACCGACATGGGCGAGCTCTGCGCCAAAAGCCGCGCCGCCTACGAAGGCCACGGCGCGCTGGCGCTTGATTTTGGGCTGTCCACGCTCTTGGCCACATCCGATGGCCGGTTGCTCGGCCAGGGATGGCTCAAGCGGCTCAAGCGGTACGACGCGCTGCTTGCCGTGATCGCGGCCAGCCAGCACCGTGCCGGACGCAGGCCGCGGGAGAGCCAGCGGTATCGGGCGCTGGTGGAGGATGTGCGCGGCTTCCTTCGCACCGAGGTTGGCCGCGTGCTCAACCGCCTTGTCGAGCAGGGCAAGCCCAAGGAGTTGGTGCTGGAGCGGCTCGACTTCCGCTACTCCGACCTCTCAAGGCGGCTCAACGCGATCCTGCGCAACTGCGGACGCTCGATCGTCCAGGAGAAGTTGCGCGACCTGGAGGAGCGCTTCGGAATCCCCTCCGCCGAGGTCAACGCCGCATACACCTCTCAGGCATGTTCCAGTTGCGGCTATGTGGACCAGCGGAACCGCCGCGACCAGAAGACCTTCGTCTGCCTTTGGTGCGGTCACCACATGCACGCCGACCTCAATGCGGCGGCCAACATCGAAGCGCGCCGTGCGCGCCCCAATGGTTGGCTCTTCCAGGGGAAGGCTGCGGTCCTTGCTGAGCTCGTGCGCGAGTTCGGGGAGCGACCTGTCCGGGCGCTGGGCCTGGGCAGAACCGGGAGCCGGGGTGCCCCCGCCGACCCACGATCCACCAATCCCTACTTCGGTGGAGTGCCGTCGACCGTGGTGAGGTCATCCGAACGCCGCGAGGCGTCCATGAAATCGCCCGATCCTCCAGCCCTTGTGGCTGCCTGAGTCAACGCGATAGTACCCATCCTATCACAACAAGCGCGCGGTTCCAGATGCTTCCTTCCGCTCGGAGATCTCCATTCGGGTTGCCCCTGCCGCCCTTTCGCACTACAAATAAGCCATGGACTGGCCCCAAACGCTCACGCTGCTCGGAGCCCTTGCGGGCGTCCTCTACGGCCTCTTCCATCAGTTCGACAAGCGCTTGGAGGCGGTGGATAAGCGCTTCGAGACACTCGACAAGCGCTTCGAACAAGTCGATAAACGCTTCGAACAAGTCGATAAACGCTTCGAACAAGTCGATAAACGCTTCGAACAAGTCGACAAGCGCTTCGAACAGGTCGATAAGCGCATCGATGATCTCCGAGCGGAGATGATCAACCGCTTCGAGCAGGTCGATAAGAGAATCGGCGACTTGCGAGCCGACACGACCACCCGCCTCGATCGAATCGAGCGGCTCCTCGAACGGCTGCTCAAGCCCGAGCTGAGCCGCTAAGGACCATGCCCTCGGCCTTCCCTCGGGAAGGCGCCCTCTCTCTCCCGCTGCGGCGCTTCGCCAAACCAGAAACCAGAGGGGGACGACCGGACGAAGAGGAATTTTGAACGCCAGCGCCGGAAGCCGCGTCAAACTTCACAGATACCTCGAACGAATCGTTTTCCTCCTCTAACGATTCCTCGAAGCGACGGCGCGGGTAAAACCGCGCCGCCCTTTTTTCTGGATGCTCGCTCCCGCGACAGCGCCTCCTCGCGTCCCCCTTCCCGTGCGTCCGATCCCTTTCGGTTGCCCCGCCAAGGCCTTCTTACCACAAGTATGCTATGGGCTGGCCCCAAACCCTGGCGCTCCTCGGTGGACTGGCCGCCATCCTCTTCAGCCTCTTTCACCAGTTCGACAAACGCTTCGAGCAGGTCGATAAACGCTTCGATGATCTTCGAGCGGAGATGATCAACCGCTTCGAGCAGGTCGACAAGAGAATCGGCGACTTGCGAGCCGACACGACCACCCGCCTCGATCGAATCGAGCGGCTCCTTGAACGGCTGCTCAAGCCGGAGCCAAGCCACTAAGGAGAGCCGTCTGCTCCCCTCGCTCTTCCTTCCGCCCCGGCAAGCCGCACCCTTGAGCGCGGGGAACGACGCGAAGCTTTGAACGCCGTGCCGTTCTTTTTTGGACGGGTGGATTTCCGACGCGGCCATCCGGCCGGCTCAGGCGGCGCTAGGTAGATCGAGGGCGCTGACCGGTCAGCGGTCGGCTTCCCCGCGCCCTTTTGCTTGGGTGCCGCCTCTCCAGAATCTCGAGCTTCTCCGAAAGGCGATCGAGCTCCTCCGCCAAGTGCCCTACGGCTCGCCAGAGCCGATCATTCTCGGAAGCCACCTCCTTGCCTTCTTCCCGAAGCCAGGACGCACCCTCGCTTCCGGCCCCGATCCATTCCCGGACCATCCGCTGTGCGCTCTCGATCTCCTCCTGCAACAGAAGGGTCTCCTCGATCGCCCGCTCTGCCGGACCGGCCTCTTCTCCCAGGCCGAATCCCTTCTCCGATCGAATCTCTTCCCAATAGGGCAGGGCGTGTACCCAGCCCCGCAGCAGGCGCACATTCGGGCGGTTCTCGCCGTTCGACTCGTCTTCTTTCTTCGCACTTCGCCCCATGAGGGCAACCTACCTCAGGGGCGCCCAGGTGTAACCTATCCCTTCGGGTAGTTTTTTTGCCCGCTGCTTCTCCCCATGCTCTCGCCATGCACTACCAACCCGTTCATCTGCATGAGCAAGAGTTCTGCCTTCGAACCCTCACCAGCGAGAAGGAAAGGGAGCTCGCCTACCGGTTTCGCTATCGCATCTTCTGCCGCGCGCTCCGTTGGATCTCTCCTTCCGCGCCAGGGATCGACCGGGACCAATATGACGATGGGGCGACCCTCCTCGGCGTCTTCGAGGAGTCGGGACAGCTTCGCGCCATGGTCCGCATCCTGCCGCCGACCCGGCCCTTCATGCTGGAAAGCGATTTTGCCCCGCTGCTCGCT from Methylacidimicrobium sp. B4 includes these protein-coding regions:
- a CDS encoding transposase, with the protein product MILTGTALTLRAFPDLFPDEDAARAWFERARWPDGPMCPVCGCVNHASWLRTIRRWECTACHRQFSVTAGTPMHRTHLPMLTWGGVGRTLPYRFLTGTA
- a CDS encoding zinc ribbon domain-containing protein: MARTKPEHPPVHRTDLLPSNLTASKEAAVRALLRAYRRGAVLLGREEWRLFFETGRLEKNHDVDKVTFAAVIGAANRVQMARWQVVGQLQGWIGNRANEFRDLVNHSTLAPATKQMLHAINGMGAWFWRGEVARRETGEVIPVSVRRLARAMMRHCMARHRRPDLSRISMRLDHRAGSIARPIQATQRGRVGWWVSLSTLEKGRKIAIPLLTYDYHAKRPGRVTNGIQVNEREGRLSFGVVTDMGELCAKSRAAYEGHGALALDFGLSTLLATSDGRLLGQGWLKRLKRYDALLAVIAASQHRAGRRPRESQRYRALVEDVRGFLRTEVGRVLNRLVEQGKPKELVLERLDFRYSDLSRRLNAILRNCGRSIVQEKLRDLEERFGIPSAEVNAAYTSQACSSCGYVDQRNRRDQKTFVCLWCGHHMHADLNAAANIEARRARPNGWLFQGKAAVLAELVREFGERPVRALGLGRTGSRGAPADPRSTNPYFGGVPSTVVRSSERREASMKSPDPPALVAA
- a CDS encoding WcaI family glycosyltransferase; the encoded protein is MRILFLGINYWPEETGIAVFNTGRCEYLASRGHHVTMVTGLPYYPQWQVAAEYRGKGFVSEERNGVRILRCPLYVPERVDAKKRILHEASFVASATVRALGSRKPDLLYVVSPPLALGMAARFLSGMWRVPYLFHVADLQPDAARDLGMLRPGPFLSLLYGLEKAAYAGAGRVATLTQGMERKILDKGFLREKVVLLPDWANPSLFSIPLEIEKKGICEERAWTDRFLVVHSGNMGIKQGLEVVLEAARATAGNPEILYLLVGDGAARPGLEERARAMGLRNLVFLPLLPREEFHRLLAASDLCLVTQKREVGDIVFPSKVMTLLAAGRPLVVSVGPGSEVARVAEESGAGVSVPPEDGKALAEAVVALWRDPERRRRMGIAGRNHAEARWSREAALSAMERAIEELGSRKGAP
- a CDS encoding IS607 family transposase; the protein is MSLSRKMVSIGEAAEFLGVAAQTLRRWEREGRLMPHERTPGGRRRYDLARLRPEGFRGPEAPRPTIAYARVSSHDPKEDLERQKQVLERYCARQRWTFEVISDLGSGMNYHKKGLKKLLDAVLDGKVGRLVITHKDRLLRFGAELVFAICEAKGVEVVILCQGEDTTFEEDLAKDVLEIITVFSARLYGARSRKSQKLLEGVRAAVEAAQC